From Danio aesculapii chromosome 9, fDanAes4.1, whole genome shotgun sequence:
TCACCGACCTATTAGCCGATTAACCAGCACTAACAACTATGAAGTGTGTtcaatctacactgaaaaaagtgttgcatgcaaaactgttgcaaacaatttatttgttgaatttaaacaaacaaattaaatgtaacaatgttcaacttaatttgtttaaattcagcccaaataaattgtttacaaccacggaaatccaagcaatcatctttgaatatttttttttcagtgtacacgtCTACCAGTGGACTCGATTACATTCAAATTTGATGCTTTAGTTTCAAAGGGGAAATGAAGACTCACTGTTACGTAATGATTTGAACATTTGCAGCTGCAAATGTCGATATTTGAGGAAATATGCTACCTTTTTTCAGTCTAATGAAACTGCAAAATAAAACAGCTGCACAATGTAGCATGAGAGTTCAAGAGAAAAGGATTGATCGATTACAATAATAAATACCTTGTACAGTCCTTTTAGCATAGCATTAGTACTCTcgaacaggggttcccaaacttttcagcccgcaacccccaaaataacaatgccaatgACTCACAACCTCCAATATCCtgtgaggtggttattaatatataaaccttgcacataactacgcacacataccaataggcccaagtcgattcatcatttaattttggagaataccactcggagaccatcctccatgtttagttgtggcctgtatttattattaatgtacgcgagtgccgtaaaggtgtcagaaagttggTGCCATCAAATTAATGTGCAGCACCTGATGCTATTGCCGTGTCTTTAATATAACCGTAATCACCCCAGGGCTCACAAAACaatcgaaaggctgatggctttttatttgcatgttatgtttttatgtttattattaacattgttactattaactactattttttcagtaggttatggataaaacatggtaattctaatagcttaattaaatgaatttgatttttggaaatcaccaatcGACCCCTGCTCATTGTCCcgtgacccccactttgagaaccactgatctagaacTTAGCATATCTGTTTCAGACTATTTCAAGTTAATATTTTCTCCAATTACATGGTGAGGAAATCCAGGGGAATCACCGTAAAGAGTATCATAAGCTTGTGCTTGGGAATACAGCACTAATCAAACACTATGACTATAATAGCAAACCAAAATTTAAAAAGTGAACTCATTGGCTCATTCGTGCCTATTGTAATGAATGAGTAATGAGGCACATATAAATGCAGCTAAATATAATTGTGTTTGTGAATTTACATGGAAGACAGAATCTAACTTGGTTTCACTTCCTCCATCAGTAAAGCATAAAAGTGAGGAATGATAGCACAAGATTCACTGCAgggactgagagagagagaaaaccagACCCAGAACCACCTCTGATCAACATCCAGAGACTTCTGTACGAAAAAGGTAAATTTCAGTGTACTtttatatttgtctgtctgtcagtcaagATTAATCTATTTAATTATTGGTAATGTGGCAGACCTGGAATTTAAagtgaaaatcttatttgtttgaAGTATTGGCTGATAGCAACCACAGTAAATTGTTGAAGATGATGATGCAAAAATCTCATATACTCACTTTTTTATTCTGCCAGGTGGAGTGgattgtattgtaatgtaatgtattttttatttaatgccatgttaGCAACCAatgctatttcatggcaagaataaattaataaataaataaatttgacaaaCGAATGATTTTTAGTGCTAATACATGATCCTACAACTTTtcctggtgtcactttgctataaatgtccttaagagagctaatttcataaaaaaaaaaaagtcttctggaatcattaaaagcaggagtCCAGTAAAAcgtgtttttttatgttgagAGTGAACTGTGCAGTTCAAACATTGAGTAGGGTCTTCACCTTTGAGCAAAAAACCGTAGGTTAGCCAGTTGGACTAAGCaataaaatgaatgtttaataaattTACTCTTACAGAAATATTATGGAATAGTGTCACAATTTATGATTACTTTTCTATTTAATCTTCATTTTGAAACTAAACATGGTTGCATCTCAACCAGTCGGGCCGGGTCCACTAAGTGCGACTCTATAAAATATATAGTGAATATTTAGCAAcaattaccaaaaaataaaaagataataacaCAAACTTGAATTGCggcaattaaataattattttaattaatttaaggtttaaaatatttcattaacTGAAACTCATTTTTGTGAgtgttaataaatgctatatATCAATTTAAAACTTTTGAACTTAAATAAGCTGAACTACTGCTTTAGTGAATAGATTAAAATCAATCATGTATAGTGGATTAAAATAGACagagaaccactgatttagttAACATGCACAGACTGTGCTCTAAAACAGTGGCTCTTGCCCTTCCTGACTCCAGTGTCAATTAATTCAGGGTTCTTGATCTTTTTTTACCGCACTATATCCATCAAAACAGTggttctagatcaggggtgcccaaactctgtcctggagggccagtgtcctgcatagtttagctacaACTTtattcaacacacctgcctggaagtttctagtgtacctagaaagagctttattagctGGTTTAGTCACCCAATtagtgtttaattggggttggaactaaaatatggaCCCAGGACTGGGTTTGGGCACCCCTCTTCTAGATCTTTTTGACTCCACTAAAACTAAAACAATGGTTCTCAACATTTCTGACTCCAATGTCCATTAAAACCATTGTTCCTGACTTTTCTGACTCCACCTTATCCACTAAAAAGTGCTTCTTAACTTATTCTCCTCCACTACTGATATTTCTTTCCTCATAAGAACTGGCATGGCCAATGTAATGGCCAATTGTGTCGAGATTTCTGGTCTTATTCGCTTCCTTTAAGCTGTAAAATAAGCTCGTTATGCTGCATGATGTTGCACACCGctgtgttttattatattattttaatttaaaacatattgTCATACACACTGGTTTGTAGAAGTGGTTTGATTTACCAGTCCCTTCTgaattttgtgtattttcaaagcaaaacaaaagaatTGAAGGAAATAATCCCATAAGAAGCCATTTTGAGAAAGGCCATCACAAAAACGTAATTTCAGgccacaaatatatttaaaaaagtgcccctgcaaaatcctggagggactgacttactgatttatttattcctAATCATTCAGCCATATGCAAATGCATCATGAAGTCCTGAAACATTGACAGAAAAGAGCTTAATTCTCCTTTGAAAAATAAGGTGATTGCCCACTAAGTCAGTAAGTGCATATAGTGGAGTCAAAAAGACTGAGAACCAATATTTTATTGCGACCTGATATAACTTCAGTGTCTGTGCACTCTAGATGCTGTGTGAAGGAAAGCTCTGGAGTCTGGCTTTTGAAGCTGAAGCCGAGTGTGTAAATCCTCCTTCATGCACCACAGTCACAGAGCCTTCCTCAACTTCACCAAATAATCCCCTCTCAGCACAAATCCCCGTCCACTCAGCTCCAGAGACCCATTCTAATATAACCCAGATGAAAACCCAGAGCTACCCTCACCCTTCCTCTATGGCAGGACATGGTGTGGATATCCCCAGGCATGCGGACACCCCAGAAACGGAGGCATTTCTGGTGCCTTCGAGCTGCCACAGCATCTGCCAGCATTACAGCGATTTACACATAGCAGGCGGTCAGGTGCTGCCACTCAGCCCCCATGCAGGTGACATACACGGCCACCACAGCCAGGAACCTCAGCCTGGACCCTTCCTTGTGTCTGAAGACGTTCCCTCACCCTCCCTCTTACCTCCTCTGGTCCACGAGTACAGGAGCTCAAGGCGCTGGAAGGAAGAAAGCGGGCGCGAGCGTCCCTCTCTCCTGCAGTTTAGCCGGCCGCTCTCCAACTCTCAGCTTAACGGCTATCTTGAGCAGAAGCTTCTGGAGCTGTACAGACAGTACCTGACTGAGGGACCAGCTGTTAGCAAGCCTGTCATGGCCTCTGAGCTTCTGCAGACCAGCCTGGACCAAATGACCCTCCAGCTGAGCCGAGAGCAGAACATGGAGACAGCAAGGGCCAAAGACATGCTGCTCAGCTGCCTGCTCAGAGTCACCAGCACATACCAGTCCAGCGAGATCAGCACCCCTCTACTGCAGATCTCCACTGAGACTCAATGAGCTGGACAGATAAAAGAAGAAGACTGACTGTGAGACGTTGTGTTctgcaaattttaaaaataagtgctattattattattattataaacatgatatacaaaaataaatctaaaaatgaaaacCTTTGTgactgaaatgtttattttatttatgggcTGTTAATTAATCAGTGTTCCAACAGTCATTAGGTGTGCCCTAAATGATGAACTGTACACTAGGcagggctgcaccatattggaaaatctgacattgcaatgtttagtttttctcagatatatattgcgatatgattgATCCAGATGGCTTGAAAAGCTCTGTTTGGAAAGTTTTCATTTACTTCGATtgtttgggatgattctgtaggtgtGTGAATCATGGATCAAATATAATACACAAATTagcacagatatatatatagtatagcaaaaataaaagtgtattttatggttttctggggagtctaacattacataaattgaatgaaatgaaaaaataacactgcatagaataaataattcaataaactgAATcgctattaaaaatacaaattgtacaatttattGCGCCTgattgttttaaacttttttgaaatgttcaGTCATGgaccttaaaaacacataaaaatgatTAACATTCATTCCGTTATGGTTAAACCCTGCAGTGACCACAAAGCTAATGTGTTCTGATGTCTGAATATTGTGCATATGCATGATGCTGAaatcatatattgtgcagctctattgTACTGAAGTCCATAGTGTTTAACAATctacactaggcatgggctggtataaattTATgtacggtatgataaccttggataaaaatatcacggtattgtgattactgctctcaaataattttttgtaaagtgtctgggttaaaaaaataaaaataaatctttccccccattaaacaaaatacattttaggaaacatttataatattttagacatgtcaggctaaataattaaaataaatcattgacttctgctctcttcattactttcaaaaacagatttctttacagcacattttaaaaaacacatttaaaaaaacttaaatgtaccttaggaacgatataacagaaaattttagcgattttaaaaccttgacttttccaaacctcggtaaaccttgaaaccagttattgtcccatgcctatccTACACTTGCTTGTTCCTTTAAATAAGTGCATCACATAGGGATTTCAAGTAGACTAAAGTATTTCCAGTGCAACTTCTAAGAATACTGCACAAGTACAGACATATAGAcataaaattattgaaataaaatctattgaaataaaatcaaatgaatgGAAATATTTCTAGTGAACATCAAATATAATTCTTTATCACCAAGACTGTATGATTGTGCTATAAATTTTAGCTAAGCTTTTGGCCTCTTCTAAAATAGTGCATTCGACTCCAGCTGATGCATTGAAACAACACTCACTCTAGAAGTTCTTGCCCAAGCTTTGCTTCAAAACGAACCATCTTTTTCCTTTTTGAGGTTTCTCTTAACACACTTTTGGTATGCCTTTTAGAAGTGTATTTAATTTTTCCATTATTTTAGAAGTTTATAAGTGATTTGAAATAGTTAATAATACTGAAAAACTTTCTATTGTCACGAACTACACACAtgtgattttaaattaattatttgcatttCCTGACTGCATCAGAGACATAAACATAACATCATTTACACTTAAATGTgtgtattacttttaaaaatctcAGCATTAAGGTCACAACATCTGTCTATCAGTTAACAATTAGAAGAGTCAGtgttaaatgaaaacatttaatatgTTGATGTTATAAacaatccactttttttttttaaatagttgtaaaATGCTTAATCCTAATAGAATCCATTTAACTGATCTCCGGGTGTggtaggagcacttttagcttagcatagaggATTGAATCAAACAGTCATTTCAGgccacatttatattttaaaaggtgtccctgcaaaatcctggagggactgacttaatgatttatttattcctaATCATTCAGCCATATGCAAATTAAT
This genomic window contains:
- the LOC130234958 gene encoding TLR adapter interacting with SLC15A4 on the lysosome produces the protein MLCEGKLWSLAFEAEAECVNPPSCTTVTEPSSTSPNNPLSAQIPVHSAPETHSNITQMKTQSYPHPSSMAGHGVDIPRHADTPETEAFLVPSSCHSICQHYSDLHIAGGQVLPLSPHAGDIHGHHSQEPQPGPFLVSEDVPSPSLLPPLVHEYRSSRRWKEESGRERPSLLQFSRPLSNSQLNGYLEQKLLELYRQYLTEGPAVSKPVMASELLQTSLDQMTLQLSREQNMETARAKDMLLSCLLRVTSTYQSSEISTPLLQISTETQ